TACCATAAAAACGATATCTCGGGTTCACTTAAAAATTCAACAAATTTGAAGGCCTTCCACTgaactaaggccctgtttggagcCTCCGGACTAAAGGTTAGTCCGATGTTAGGATGCCAATTAGGatgattaaacatgagctaactgcaaaactaattgcatgtCACAACTAATTTATGAGTAGAATCCATTGATCCTAATTAGACCATAATTAGtccatgtttactgtagcacaacatgagctaatcatggactaattaggatcAATGGATACTACTCATCAATTAGACataacttatgcaattagttttacaattagttcatatttagttgTCCTAATTGGCATCAAAACattggactaatttttagtccgaGGGCTCCAAACAGAGCCTAAGAATCACTTCAACATTTATAAGGTCTGTGCACCTCTGCCATCCCACCTTCGGCTATGGATTGTGAGTCCAATGCTAGCAGTTAAGTTGGCATCTTCCTCAAAATGGGCAACGGCCTTTATGAGGCCAGAGCTGTAAAGACGGCTATctatataaaaaagaaagaaagaagaagctgTTTAAGTCTTTGACTAGAAAGCTTGAATTAATTCAGCAACCAGTGCTGTCGTGGGTGATAAAATCTCATTGATATCTTTCAATGGCACAAGTACAAATAACTCGAGAAAATAAGGAGTACTGTCTATGGATAGAATCAATACATGATGGAACAGAACCGCCTCTTAACTTATGCACTGCAGCGTAATAAAAGTGAAGTGAATTCTAGTACTTTATTTCTTGTTAAAATTACTATTTTGATGGATGTACCAGACAGCTGAGCTTGTACAAGATGAGTATGTACGACCACATCCACATGGCATACAGCATATAAGCCCATGGAATGGAAGTATTCAGAACTCTAATATCTGGACCCCAGTGCAAGAAGTATTAGTAGTCCCAATAGAGAGAGAATATTTGCAGTACGAAACAAACAGCTCAGTACAGTGGCAATAGCAGTGCACAATCAATATAACTGAACAAATTAATTTTGTTAGTACCTTAACTTCGGCATGAACTAAAAGGCCGAGAGCGTTCGGTGGAAGAAGATCGTGGAACTCCAGATCACTTGCGGTCCCATCGGATCGGAGCATCGGACACAGATACTGGACCAGAGATGCACAGATGGAGTTGTCAGGCAACCGCGCCGTCTGCTGCTCGCCTCCCGGCAGACATCCCTTGGTGATCTAGTCGCAACTGGCAAGCACAAACACGAGTTAGGTGGATCGCCGCCACATGATAAACCTGCTGCCCGCGAGAACACCTGGGCTACCTTGGTTTTCCGGCTGCGAAGTTTCATCGAACACGGTGTGGGCAAGCCGGCATGGCCAGGACCAGAGAGGAAACCTGGAGGACTGGACTGGACGTCTGGACCACCAACGCCGCCAGCGACAGATCATGCATGGTTGTTTGTCATGGATGTGGGCATGTGGCCGTGTGGAtcacctgctcctgctcgccgGAAAGCGCATCCAGCGCGTCGCCCGCACCGCCGcacgccgtcgtcggcgccccgccgcgccaCACCCGGCCCGCCTCCGGCCCAAGAAGCGGCCGGCCCTTGTAATTATTTGAGCTGGGCCGCCATCTCCTGGGCCTCGGCTTCTGAGAAGGGAGGAAAAGCGAGAAAGCGAAAGGCCCATGAAGCGAAGGCGTCCCTTGGTGGCGCGAGGGGTCGTCCAGTTCGGTTACAGTGAGAACccaaaaaagagaaaacaaaaacacgaaaaaagggaaagaaaaaaggaTCGCGAGGAGTTCAATTGGCAGTTGCCGAGCCTGAGCGcgctcgccctcgccgtcgacgTTGCCGGCGGCGATGGGAAACTCACAGGCTTCACCGGCGTCCGCCTCCAGCTCCCGCTTCACCACGGCCTCCAGGTACCACCACACTCACAGCTGCCACCTCCATCGCTGCTGAGATTCGCGAGCCTTGTTCCGGTGATCTCACTGCCGCGCTTCCTCGCAGGGCCTTCTCGAAGCAGGAGCTGGATAGCCTCCGCACTCTATTCAGCTCCCTCGCAGCGCAGTCGCAGACCAGTGGCCGCGCCATCTCATGCCCTGTCTTCCTCGTGAGCAACCGCGTTCGCCCCCAATTGCTTCGAATTGGGTTTGGATCTTGCTGGATTTTTATGATGGCTTCTGACGGGTGTGTCTCTCTTCGTGCAGGAGTACTATGGGGTGCGGGGCTCGTTGGGCGAGAGACTATTCCAGTTGGTGGCGAAGGAGAGTGGTGGGAGCGATGGGGTCACATTCGAGGATTTGATCATCTCCAAAGTTGGTACCTCTTCTCTAATGCTCGACTCAATTCGATCCATTCTGTTGTTCAGTTAGTTGCTGCAAGTGAGAGTCGTTGGTGGAATTGATCGAATAAATTGTAGACATTGATGCAATATTGCTCAATACATTGCTGATATGCATGCATAGACCACTTCAGTGCTTTAATTCAGACATTCAATGAGATGTTTCACTGTGATCTTATAAACTTGTCTACTTTGTGTGTAttcttgtttaattttttttctttgttacaTGTAGGCAACATATGGAAGGGGAACTCGAGACGAGGTTGATGAATTCATTTATCAACTATGTGACGTTACAGGAGATGGTGTCTTAACCAGGTGCAGCCCGAGATAAATGATTTCCTTCTGATGCATTGATGTGTCATGTGTGAATTGTGTCCTTTGCTAAGCTGGTTCGATAGTCGAACGCTTCAAATTTGAAACTACCTCAAACAAATGTGCTACAAAATGCAAGTGATATGAATGAGGAAAAGGTCTCTTGCTACCATTGGCCCTCTATGCATTTCCATTGCATACTTTAGGTAGTACTTTCACTGGGTGCAATTGAAAGAGATGAGTTTGTTTGCATTTGGAAAAAATTATGCTTTTCATTTTAACAGGCTTATGATTTATACGGTCGTTGATGTTCTTTTAATCAAGTTTTAGGCATCAATTGATATTTACTCTTGCATTTACCTCTCTCGTGCACTGCCAGGTCTGATTTGGAATCTGTCTTGGCGTCCATTCATGAAACTATAtttgaagaaaacaaggaaGTTGGGGAAGGTTCCAATAACAGACCGTTTGAAGCATTCCTCAACTCTGCAGTATTTTCGAAGGATGCTGAAGCGGTCTCAGAGAAGTCTATGTCATTATCAGACTTTAGGAACTGGTGCACTCTCTTGCCATCATTGAGGAAGTTCCTTGGAAATTTGTTGATGCCCCCTGATTCAGGTCTGTCTTATTCTTGTAATTCTGCTGGTATTCCTAAACGCAGCATTTCCAtcattaaaataaaataaaatattgtaTATATTATctaaaattaattcatatgatCATATCCAGTCCATCTGATGGTGTAGGAGTAGGACTGGCAATTTTTCCTCAGGCTGCCCCCATTAGTCTTCACATCTAGGAATTGACACAGTGCTGATTCACATGATGACCGGGTTGAAGTTTTTGCACGCttctctcaatttttttttttgcactcacTACTCAACAGCTGAAGTGCTAGGGAGAACATCATAAGCATGTGCTCACAGAAGTTTCTCATGCACAGAACAATGTGAAAAATACAAGCCATACAATTCAAGAACTTATACTATTTTCTTGAAAAATGGGGCGTTCTACTGCATTAAGAATGTTCCTCTCAAACTTGTACAAGAAGAAGCAGAGATAGAAGTTCCATTATCGAACCAATACTTTCTAAGTCTCAAAAACCAGATCAGATCAAATAGTCCTGAGGCATACAGTTTTTTGCCTCTTACAAACATCTGACTCCTCTTTCTCAAACATCCTCATTCTCCATACTTTTACACCTTGTTCATTGGCAAATGCAGACAGCAGACACGATGCTGTAGCTGACTGTCAGAAGATGCCGACATAACTTAATATATCCATCAATAATGCAATTTAATATGCAAGTCAATTTAGTAAATGTGCTAACTGTAGCGAATTCGAAATTTTCGCATTAGAATCCAAAACAAAAGACACCAACTGGAAATAATATGCGATTTGCCTTAGTATTTTTATGTATTTACTGCATTCAGTTATTAGGACAGTTCCTGTTACAATTGTGCCATTGTGGACAAGGATGGAACAGGAATACACATGATAGCTTGGAGGACATGTTGTGCTTGTGTTGCATGAGTGACAGCATTTGCTTTGTCTCCATTTGTTTGAATGAACCTTCAAATCTAATTCTTGTCCTACACACCACTTAATCACTTATGTCATTTCACACTATTGCCTGTTCATTATGAAAGAAATTCTCGATTAGTTCAGCACATGCTATCTGAAGTTGCACATTTATACCTTTAGCATGTTTATTAGTATTTGAGAAGTTTAAATGAAATCTTAATTTACATATGTTGAGGGCCATCCGTATCTGCAATGCTTATGATATATCATGGCATGCTTTTGCTGACTTTAGTTTGTTTGCAGGCAGACCAGGGTTTGAAGTACCACTACTTCACTATCCTGAAAACATCTCCACCGATTTGCTTCTTTTAAATAAAGAGTATGCCTGGCATATTGGAGGTGGCTTTTCCCAACATGAGGTGCAAGAATGGAAGCTTTTGTATCATAGTTCTCTTCATGGACAAAGCTTCAACACTTTCTTAGGCAAAGTAACGTGAGTACTCTTCAATTTTGTAGATATGCTTGAGTGAAAGCCACATTCTTTGACTTCATTCATGATTACAAAGATGCGTTACTCTGTATGGAAATGACATAATGAAACTAAGTTCCACCCTCATGACATGATTTCagttatttttctttgtttgcatACCGGCAACATTGAAGCCAATTCCAATTTCTAATAATGTGCACAAGCTTGCCAGTTTCACAACCTACTGCCACGATTCATGAGAGTCCTTATGCTTGTCCTATAACTGCTTATACTTTTGTATTAATAACTTTTGAACTATATATGTAATTCTTGGACATGTTTTTCATTTTACAGGAATGGTGATGCGCAGACTGTTCTAATTGTTAAAGATACAGAAGGATCAGTTTATGGTGGGTATGCATCACAGCCTTGGGAAAGGCACAGTGATTTTTATGGTGACATGAAGACATTCCTCTTCAAATTATACCCTCAAGCATCCATTTTCCGCCCTACAGGAGCAAACAAAAATTTGCAATGGGTATGCCTTGCTCAGTTCGAAGTACCTTCtctattttatttcttcacTGCATATGTATTACTACTCATCTCCAGAACTATAAATGGTAGTAATCATTAGCTTATTTTGGCAGTGTGCTATAAACTTCAGCTCTGAGAACATACCTAATGGCATTGGATTTGGAGGGCAGCCACATCATTTTGGGCTCTTTTTATCTGCAAATTTCGATCAAGGGCACTCATTTACTTGTAGCACGTTTACCAGCCCTCCTCTTTCCAAGACAAACAGGTTCAGGCCAGAAGTCATTGAATGTTGGGGAATACAAATGAGGGGAGCACAAGATGAGAAACCGGAGCTTGTCAAGGGGACAGTCCTCGAGAGATTCAAGGAGGACCGGAACATGTTGAAGATGGTTGGTTTGGCAAATGCGAGCGATTAAGGACTGACTGAGGATCATAACTGAGAACATGCTGGAGAGGACCTGTACAGTACATGTTTATTAAAAACAATCCCTCCTGATACCATGCCTGACTCCTTTTGTGTTCATATATTTTATCACTGTAAAATTTTCGTTTGAACCAAAGTGATGCGGAGCACACTGAATGGAGCTCATGATTTAGAATTATAACTATTGGCCTATGTTTGTTCCCAACTTTGAACGACAAAGAATTTAATGGAATGTTTAGCTTTAAGGTGATCCATCATGAGTTCATCCTATGAAGTTTAGTGCGCTGACTTAATCCCTCACGTCTATACTAATATGTGATTGTGACTTGTGAGGGACGAGGTGGTGATGAATTAAATCACTCCATCCCGCAGACCAAACAAAGATACCATGGGTGAGAAAGTGTTGGTATGTCATGAGAGGATGCTGTGTCACCCATTTCTCAAACAAACACTCCATAACTGGGTGATCCCCAAATTTGGCTGGCATATTTGTGTGCTGTGCTTAAAACGACACCTGGCTACTGTTGCGTATGCTGGCAAGCTTGTTCATAAAAGCATTCTAGGAAGTCACAGACCCCTCTAAACAAATATAGACAGGAAATGGAGGATATTATCTGTGCGAAGTCACATGCTCATCCATTCCTACACAGGTAAGGGAGGGGCAAATATAGACAGGAAACCAGGAGAGGATCAATTGCTTGTATATAGTGAATTAGTGATATATCTGTAACTTGTAAACTAGGCAGGCAAAATCTGCAACCTACACAGAGGCTTAGCATCCTTCTCGGCAATTGCTGCATTTTACCATTTTCCTGGCCGCTGGATCATGTACCATTATTCCGTCACAAGTTTAAAAGAGTGCTCCTTTGCCCCTTGAAACTGACGGGTCCTCTAATATAT
This portion of the Setaria viridis chromosome 7, Setaria_viridis_v4.0, whole genome shotgun sequence genome encodes:
- the LOC117865358 gene encoding uncharacterized protein, whose amino-acid sequence is MGNSQASPASASSSRFTTASRAFSKQELDSLRTLFSSLAAQSQTSGRAISCPVFLEYYGVRGSLGERLFQLVAKESGGSDGVTFEDLIISKATYGRGTRDEVDEFIYQLCDVTGDGVLTRSDLESVLASIHETIFEENKEVGEGSNNRPFEAFLNSAVFSKDAEAVSEKSMSLSDFRNWCTLLPSLRKFLGNLLMPPDSGRPGFEVPLLHYPENISTDLLLLNKEYAWHIGGGFSQHEVQEWKLLYHSSLHGQSFNTFLGKVTNGDAQTVLIVKDTEGSVYGGYASQPWERHSDFYGDMKTFLFKLYPQASIFRPTGANKNLQWCAINFSSENIPNGIGFGGQPHHFGLFLSANFDQGHSFTCSTFTSPPLSKTNRFRPEVIECWGIQMRGAQDEKPELVKGTVLERFKEDRNMLKMVGLANASD